Proteins encoded by one window of Gallaecimonas xiamenensis 3-C-1:
- a CDS encoding DUF4160 domain-containing protein yields MPKIYEYLGLILFFYSNEHEPIHIHAKYQGKESKAEIHMLNGRIQKIVIKDKGAGLDSSKRKEFEEFVNFYADDIVNKWVDYFVKKKHISPQIITKKVKNVRTIRG; encoded by the coding sequence ATGCCAAAAATCTACGAGTATCTTGGACTGATACTGTTCTTCTACAGCAATGAGCATGAGCCTATTCACATCCATGCAAAATATCAAGGCAAAGAGTCAAAAGCCGAGATTCACATGCTAAATGGTCGAATTCAAAAGATCGTCATAAAGGATAAGGGAGCAGGGCTGGATTCAAGTAAGCGTAAGGAATTTGAAGAGTTCGTAAATTTCTACGCTGATGACATCGTTAACAAATGGGTGGATTACTTCGTTAAGAAGAAACATATTAGCCCTCAGATTATCACCAAAAAGGTTAAAAATGTCCGAACTATCCGTGGTTGA